The DNA window CACTGATAACCGACTTGTTGAAAAAGAATGCAGATGTAAGAATCCTTTTTTCTGTCAGTCCTATCCGTCACGTAAAAGATGGCATGCACCGCAATCAGATAAGTAAGGCTACTTTGTTATTAGCAATTGATCAATTAAAAGAAACATTTCCCGGGAATGTATTCTATTTTCCTTCTTATGAACTTGTCATGGATGAGTTGCGCGATTATCGTTTTTATGCCGACGATATGCTTCATCCATCCTCCGTGGCAGTGAACTATTTGTGGGAAGCATTCGATAATTGCTATTTCTCCCGGGAAACCAGACAAATCATGAAAGAATGGGGCCAAATTAGTAAAGCCCTGCAACATAAACCTTTCCATCCTGAATCGGAACAATATAAGTCTTTTTTAATACAAATTGTGTTAAAGATTAATCAACTTAAAGAAAAATGTCCGTTCTTAGATGTCGAAAAAGAACTTAAATTATGTCGTATTCTATAGAAACTATCTCGCAATTATTATGCGCAAAACGCATTGGTGATAAAGAATCACGCATCGATTGGCTTTTAACAGACAGCCGGTCACTCTGTTTCGCTGAAGAAACTCTTTTTTTTGCTTTACAAAGCAAACGTAACGATGGTCATAAATATATCTCCGATCTATATGCCCGGGGTGTCAGAAATTTTGTTGTAAGCCAGTTACCTGATACTGCATCTTTTACTGATGCTAACTTTCTGGTGGTTGCCAATCCGCTGAAGGCATTACAGAAACTGGCCGAATTGCATCGTGCTAAATTCCAGATTCCTGTTATCGGTGTTACAGGCAGTAATGGGAAAACTGTGGTAAAAGAATGGCTGCACCAGTTGCTCAGCCCCGATCGTGTTATCACACGTTCTCCGCGTAGTTATAATTCTCAGATCGGTGTACCGCTCTCCGTATGGCAGCTGAACGAAGAATCAGAACTGGCTATCATTGAAGCCGGCATCTCAGAAATGGGAGAGATGAGAGCTTTGCAATCCATTATTCGTCCTACTATCGGTATACTTACCAACATTGGTGGTGCACATCAGGAAAACTTCTTCTCTCTGCAGGATAAGTGTATGGAAAAGGTCTCTCTGTTCAAGGATTGCGATGTTGTAATCTATAATGGAGACAACGATCTTATCTCAGATTGTGTTGCCAAGAACATGCTTGCAGCCAGAGAGATTGCCTGGTCAAAGAAAGATAAGGAGAAACCTCTTTTTATCAGTGCTATAAACAAGGGTACCGATAGTACTACTATCAGCTACCGTTATCTTGGATTTGATAATAGCTATACTATTCCGTTTATTGATGATGCTTCCATAGAAAACTCCCTCAACTGTCTGGCTGCCTGTCTTTACCTGATGGTGCCTAATGAGGAGATTACTGCACGGATGGCTAAACTGGAACCTGTAGCCATGCGTCTTGAAGTAAAAGAGGGTAAGAATGGTTGCGTGCTTATTAATGATACTTATAATTCAGATATAGCTTCACTCGATATTGCACTCGATTTCCTTTACCGTCGTTCGGAAGCCAAAGGAATGAAGCGCACACTGATTCTCTCTGATATACTTGAAACCGGACAAAGCACTACTTTACTCTACAGAAAGGTGGCTCAGCTGGTTCATAGCAGAGGTATTAACAAGATAATAGGAGTAGGGCCCGAGATTACTTCCATTGCCAAGAAATTCGAAATAGAAAAATATTTCTTCCCTAATACGGAAGCATTTCTCAAGTCGGAAGTCTTTTCTTCTTTGCGTAACGAGGTAATTCTTATCAAAGGTTCCCGCGATTTTGCTTTCGAACGCATTTCGGAAGAGCTCGAACTGAAGGTTCACGAAACTATCCTGGAGATTAACCTGAATGCACTGGTTGCCAATCTTAACTATTTCCGCTCCAAGCTGAAGCCGGAGACTAAGATGGTGTGCATGGTCAAGGCATTTGCTTATGGTGCAGGTTCTTATGAAGTGGCAAAGACTTTGCAGGATCATCGGGTAGATTACCTGGCAGTAGCTGTGGCCGATGAAGGTTCCGACCTCCGTAAGGCTGGTATCACCGGATCTATCATGATTATGAATCCGGAGATGTCTGCATTCAAAACCATGTTCGACTATAAGCTCGAACCTGAAGTATATAGCTTCCATCTGCTCGATGCCCTGATTAAAGAGGCCGAGAAAGAAGGTATTACCAATTTCCCTATCCATGTAAAACTGGATACCGGTATGCACCGTCTGGGATTTGCTCCCGAGGATATGCCTGAGCTGATTAAACGACTGAAATCGCAGAATGCAGTTCTTCCTCGTTCGGTATTCTCTCACCTGGTAGGTAGTGATAGCGATAAATTCGATACCTTTACCCGTCAGCAGATCGAGATATTCGATGAAGCATCTCTGCAGCTCACTTCCGCTTTCCAGCATAAAATTCTGCGTCATATCTGCAACTCTGCCGGTATTGAAAGATTCCCCGGTGCACAGCATGATATGGTACGTCTGGGTATTGGTCTCTATGGAGTCAGTGCTGTTGATAACTCTATCATTAATAATGTGAGCACACTAAAGACCACTATCCTTCAGATACGTGATGTGCCTAAGGAAGATTCTGTGGGTTATAGCCGTAAAGGACACCTGGAAAGAGATTCGCGCATAGCAGCCATTCCTATTGGTTATGCCGACGGATTGAACCGCCACCTGGGTAATGGAAATGCTTACTGCATGGTTAATGGAAAGAAAGCTCCCTATGTGGGCAATATCTGCATGGATGTATGCATGATTGATGTTACTGATATTGACTGTAAAGAGGGTGATAATGCCATTATATTTGGCGATGAATTGCCTATAACTGTCCTGTCTGATATATTAGATACTATTCCTTACGAAATTCTTACCAGTGTTTCTTCACGGGTTAAGAGGGTTTATTTCCAGGATTAGTTTTTGCTTTATCAGTAATTAATTGGGCAGAATTATTTGCAGGTTTATTACTTTTGGCTAGCTTTGTCATCTAAACAAACACTAATAATTTAATAATCAATCTGTATGTTGAATAGCATTTTACTTTGGAGTGTCGGATTCCCGGAAATCCTTGTTTTGGCTTTAATTGTGCTGCTCCTTTTTGGTGGAAAGAAAATCCCCGAACTGATGAAAGGACTGGGCAAAGGTGTAAAGAGCTTTAAAGACGGTATTAAAGAAGCCGAAAATGAGATTAAGAATACGAAAGACGAATTAGACAAGCCCTCGGAAGAAGAGAAAAAATAAGTGCGCATGGCTGAAATGACGTTCTGGGATCACTTGGACGAGTTACGTCGTGTGCTCTTCAGGGTATGTGGAGTATGGTTTGTATTGCTGATAGGTTTTTTTATTGCAATGCCCTATCTGTTCGATGCGGTAATTCTTGCACCTTGTCACAATGATTTTGCCTTTTATTCCCTTCTTCACAAGATAGGGGATTTGCTCCAATTGTCCGATGAGTTTTTTACCCAACAATTTGAGGTGAAGCTGATTAATATCAATCTGGCTTCGCCTTTCTTTATTCATATTTCCACTGCCTTCTGGATGTCGGTAGTGGTGTCTGTACCCTATTTACTGTTCGAGATATGGGGATTTATCAAACCTGCACTCTATGATAACGAGAAGGGTAATGTGCGTACCGCCCTCAGTATTGGAACAATCATGTTCTTTCTGGGTGTGCTGCTGGGATATTTTATGGTCTTCCCGCTTACCCTGCGTTTCCTGGCAACCTATCAGATAAGTGCAGAGATAGTCAATCAGATTTCTCTGAATTCCTATATAGATAATTTTATGATGCTTATCCTCATGATGGGACTGGTTTTCGAGCTTCCGCTTGTAACCTGGATGATGGCTAAAATCGGAATTGTCACAAAGTCGCTTCTTAGGAAATACAGAAAACATGCCATTGTGGCTATCTTTATAATAGCTGCTATAATTACCCCAACCGGAGATCCGTTCACCCTCTCAGTGGTAGCCATTCCTCTTTGCCTGCTCTATGAAATGAGCATCCTTATTATTAAGGATAAGAAGAAAGAAATTGCAGAGGAAGAAGAATGAATCAATTAGCAAATGAATATTATGACTCCCTCCTGAGGATATACCTCAGCGAGGAGAGTTCTCTTACAATGAAATACAGGCAAATGCGTGACCTGCTCGAACGCCTTTGCCGACAATCCATGCAGAACGAGCAACTGCAGATGACCGATCTTTCTGCTCGTATCAGCTACCTGGCATCCATTGCTTCACTTTCGCGCAATGCTCAGAATCAGTTGCACACCTTTCGGCTTACTTCCAATGCGGTGATGAACCGTCGTGAAGAACCTACCCGCGAGAATCTTCTTCGAGATCTTCGTACCCTGGCTTTAACGGTGAAGAAACTGTTTCAGATGGATATTCCTCAGGAGCTTTACGATCTGTTACCCAGTCAGGCAGATGTACCTTATGCTCCTGTCACTGCTCCCCGTAACGAAACTATTCGTCGGGTAAGGGTTTGTTTTCAGTCGGCCGATGATACTTATCTCTATGTTATCCCGGCTGACAGAACGGTGGACGAACCGCTGAAAGTGCGCTATGCAGTAGCCGGTAAGAATCAAGAGTTCAATGAAACCATTGATCAGCTCTGGAATTGTGCACAACTAAATCTGCTCGATGTCACGGTGGATCAGGAGGGAATCCTTATTCCTTCCATGATTGTGCTCGAACCGGATTATATGATTGATATCAGTACCCTGGCCGAATGTTTCAAAGATTACGGTCATCATCCGGCAAACTATATACTTGGCCGCTTACAACCTATGTCCAACACACGTCCCTTGTTACTCGGTAATATAGCCAATCTTTTTCTGGACGAGTGGATTCATGCCGATGGAGATGTTGATTATATAGAGTGTATGCGCAAAGCATTCCGCACCTATCCCATAGAGTTGGCTTCCTGTGAAGATCTGCTCGATCCAAAGCTGGAGTTCGAGTTCTTTAACGACTGCAAAACTCATTTTGAACATATAAAAGAGGTGGTGACTGATACTTTCCTTGCTCCGGGGTATCATCTAAATAAGGAAGATGCCGTACTGGAACCCTCGTATGTGTGCGAGGCGCTTGGCTTGCAGGGACGTCTCGACTATATGCAGCGGGATATGAGCAGCTTTATAGAAATGAAATCGGGAAAGGCCGACGAATATATCATCAAAGGAAAAATTGAACCCAAAGAGAATCATAAGGTGCAGATGCTTCTTTATCTGGCAGTGCTGGAATATAGTATGGGTATCAGTCATAAGAAAGTGCATCCCTATTTGCTCTATACGCGTTACCCGTTGCTTTACCCGGCTCGTCCGTCGTGGGCATTGGTCCGCCGGGCTATTAACCTGCGCAACCTTATTGTGGCTGGGGAACATGCAGTTCAGTTGCAAAACAGTTCCGCGTATACGTTCGAAGTACTGAGTGAGATTACTCCTTCCGTACTCAATGAAAATCACCTGCGTGGCATGTTCTGGGAACGCTATCTGGCTCCGTCCATCTCTGCTTTTGGCAATAACTTCAATGCACTCTCCCAACTGGAACAAAGCTATTATCTTACACTCTATAACTTCATTGTCAAGGAGCAATACATTTCCAAATCGGGCGAGATGGAATATGACGGGCGTGCGGGAGCAGCTTCCCTCTGGTTGGCTACTCTCGAGGAGAAACGGGAAGCGGGAGAGATTCTTTACGATCTTACTATTAAAGAAAATCGTGCAGCCGATGCACATAAAGCCACAGTTACGTTTACCATTCCCCGATACGAGGAGGAGTTCCTTCCAAATTTCAGGGTGGGAGATGTGGTGCTTTTCTATGAACGAAATAAAACAGAAGATGCGGCTACCAATAAAATGGTCTTTAAAGGGAGCATAGCTGCCATCAACTCAGAAGAGATTGCTGTGCGCATCCGTGCTTCGCAGCAAAATCCTTCCGTGCTTCCTCAGGAGAGTCTTTATGCTGTGGAGCATGACAGTATGGATACATCCTTTAAAAGCATGTTCCAGTCGCTTACCCTTTTTGCTGAGGCTAATAAAGATCGTCGCGACCTGCTGCTGGCTCAGCGGAAACCGTTGTTCGATACCTCTTTCGATGAACAGATTACTCAGGCCACCAACGATTTTGCACGTATCACACTGAAAGCTCTTGCTGCCAAAGATTTCTTCCTGCTTGTGGGACCTCCCGGAACCGGGAAAACCTCCTGGGCATTGAAACAGATGGTTACTGCCTTTCATAAGCAACCTCATACGCATATCTTACTGCTTGCTTATACCAATAGGGCAGTAGACGAGATTTGCAAATCCATTTCATCCATCACTCCGGAGATCGATTATATCCGAGTGGGTAGTGAGCTCTCGTGCGAAGAGCGCTTCCGCCCTCATCTTATCGAGAATGTGCTGGCCTCCTGTAACCGTCGTTCAGAAGTCAGCGAACGTATATCTCAATGTCGCGTAATCGTGGGTACCGTTGCCTCCATATCCAATAAGCCCGATCTCTTCCGTCTCAAGAAGTTCGATGTGGCTATTGTCGATGAGGCTACCCAAATACTTGAACCTCAGTTGTTGGGCATTCTTTGTGCTAAAGACAGGAAAGGGGATAATGCTGTTGGCCGGTTTATCCTCATTGGCGATCATAAACAACTTCCTGCAGTTGTAATGCAGAGTAGCCACCAGTCAAGAATTGCTTCAGAAGATCTTGTTTCTGTAGGAGTCACTAATCTCAAAGATTCCCTTTTCGAACGCCTTTACCGTTATTATGCTCACGATCCGGAAAACCGGGTAGTCGATATGCTCTGCAAGCAGGGACGAATGAACCCTGCCGTAGCTCTATTCCCTAATAAAGCTTTCTACGGAGGCAAGTTAGAACCAGTAGGTTTGCCCCATCAGCTGGAAACAGATTCCCCTTACGGAGATAGGGTACAATTTATACCTTCTCAACCGCATACCGGTGGCGGGTCCGATAAATGTAATATCTACGAAGCCCGTTTGGCAGCCGATATCGCTGTGCAAGTCTACAACCGTCGCCCTGAAAAATTCGATGCTGCCCGTTCATTGGGTATCATAACCCCTTACCGCAGTCAGATAGCCATGATAAAGAAAGAGCTTGCCCTTCGCCAGATTCCTGCGCTCAATGATATACAGGTAGATACCGTGGAGCGCTTTCAGGGCAGTGAGCGGGATGTTATCATCTACTCTTTCAGTGTTAACTATCCCTGGCAGCTACAGTTCCTCAGTAATATAACCGAGGAAGATGGGGTGGAAATTGATCGCAAACTCAATGTGGCATTAACGCGAGCCCGTAAGCAAATGTATTTAATTGGGTCGCCAGAATTATTAAAA is part of the uncultured Bacteroides sp. genome and encodes:
- the tatC gene encoding twin-arginine translocase subunit TatC; the encoded protein is MAEMTFWDHLDELRRVLFRVCGVWFVLLIGFFIAMPYLFDAVILAPCHNDFAFYSLLHKIGDLLQLSDEFFTQQFEVKLININLASPFFIHISTAFWMSVVVSVPYLLFEIWGFIKPALYDNEKGNVRTALSIGTIMFFLGVLLGYFMVFPLTLRFLATYQISAEIVNQISLNSYIDNFMMLILMMGLVFELPLVTWMMAKIGIVTKSLLRKYRKHAIVAIFIIAAIITPTGDPFTLSVVAIPLCLLYEMSILIIKDKKKEIAEEEE
- a CDS encoding bifunctional UDP-N-acetylmuramoyl-tripeptide:D-alanyl-D-alanine ligase/alanine racemase; this translates as MSYSIETISQLLCAKRIGDKESRIDWLLTDSRSLCFAEETLFFALQSKRNDGHKYISDLYARGVRNFVVSQLPDTASFTDANFLVVANPLKALQKLAELHRAKFQIPVIGVTGSNGKTVVKEWLHQLLSPDRVITRSPRSYNSQIGVPLSVWQLNEESELAIIEAGISEMGEMRALQSIIRPTIGILTNIGGAHQENFFSLQDKCMEKVSLFKDCDVVIYNGDNDLISDCVAKNMLAAREIAWSKKDKEKPLFISAINKGTDSTTISYRYLGFDNSYTIPFIDDASIENSLNCLAACLYLMVPNEEITARMAKLEPVAMRLEVKEGKNGCVLINDTYNSDIASLDIALDFLYRRSEAKGMKRTLILSDILETGQSTTLLYRKVAQLVHSRGINKIIGVGPEITSIAKKFEIEKYFFPNTEAFLKSEVFSSLRNEVILIKGSRDFAFERISEELELKVHETILEINLNALVANLNYFRSKLKPETKMVCMVKAFAYGAGSYEVAKTLQDHRVDYLAVAVADEGSDLRKAGITGSIMIMNPEMSAFKTMFDYKLEPEVYSFHLLDALIKEAEKEGITNFPIHVKLDTGMHRLGFAPEDMPELIKRLKSQNAVLPRSVFSHLVGSDSDKFDTFTRQQIEIFDEASLQLTSAFQHKILRHICNSAGIERFPGAQHDMVRLGIGLYGVSAVDNSIINNVSTLKTTILQIRDVPKEDSVGYSRKGHLERDSRIAAIPIGYADGLNRHLGNGNAYCMVNGKKAPYVGNICMDVCMIDVTDIDCKEGDNAIIFGDELPITVLSDILDTIPYEILTSVSSRVKRVYFQD
- a CDS encoding AAA domain-containing protein, giving the protein MNQLANEYYDSLLRIYLSEESSLTMKYRQMRDLLERLCRQSMQNEQLQMTDLSARISYLASIASLSRNAQNQLHTFRLTSNAVMNRREEPTRENLLRDLRTLALTVKKLFQMDIPQELYDLLPSQADVPYAPVTAPRNETIRRVRVCFQSADDTYLYVIPADRTVDEPLKVRYAVAGKNQEFNETIDQLWNCAQLNLLDVTVDQEGILIPSMIVLEPDYMIDISTLAECFKDYGHHPANYILGRLQPMSNTRPLLLGNIANLFLDEWIHADGDVDYIECMRKAFRTYPIELASCEDLLDPKLEFEFFNDCKTHFEHIKEVVTDTFLAPGYHLNKEDAVLEPSYVCEALGLQGRLDYMQRDMSSFIEMKSGKADEYIIKGKIEPKENHKVQMLLYLAVLEYSMGISHKKVHPYLLYTRYPLLYPARPSWALVRRAINLRNLIVAGEHAVQLQNSSAYTFEVLSEITPSVLNENHLRGMFWERYLAPSISAFGNNFNALSQLEQSYYLTLYNFIVKEQYISKSGEMEYDGRAGAASLWLATLEEKREAGEILYDLTIKENRAADAHKATVTFTIPRYEEEFLPNFRVGDVVLFYERNKTEDAATNKMVFKGSIAAINSEEIAVRIRASQQNPSVLPQESLYAVEHDSMDTSFKSMFQSLTLFAEANKDRRDLLLAQRKPLFDTSFDEQITQATNDFARITLKALAAKDFFLLVGPPGTGKTSWALKQMVTAFHKQPHTHILLLAYTNRAVDEICKSISSITPEIDYIRVGSELSCEERFRPHLIENVLASCNRRSEVSERISQCRVIVGTVASISNKPDLFRLKKFDVAIVDEATQILEPQLLGILCAKDRKGDNAVGRFILIGDHKQLPAVVMQSSHQSRIASEDLVSVGVTNLKDSLFERLYRYYAHDPENRVVDMLCKQGRMNPAVALFPNKAFYGGKLEPVGLPHQLETDSPYGDRVQFIPSQPHTGGGSDKCNIYEARLAADIAVQVYNRRPEKFDAARSLGIITPYRSQIAMIKKELALRQIPALNDIQVDTVERFQGSERDVIIYSFSVNYPWQLQFLSNITEEDGVEIDRKLNVALTRARKQMYLIGSPELLKLNKIYKALIKLILPTFH
- the tatA gene encoding twin-arginine translocase TatA/TatE family subunit gives rise to the protein MLNSILLWSVGFPEILVLALIVLLLFGGKKIPELMKGLGKGVKSFKDGIKEAENEIKNTKDELDKPSEEEKK